In the genome of Mastomys coucha isolate ucsf_1 unplaced genomic scaffold, UCSF_Mcou_1 pScaffold21, whole genome shotgun sequence, the window CTATAAGCCCTTTCCATAGTATATTGTAGTCTTCTTGTTTACCCCAGTGGGCCACCTGCACCCCCATTTCCAGACTGGCAGCTCCTTGCAGCCTGAACCGGGTCTCACTCACTCACCTCAGTGTTCCTGGTATCACCCAGTCTCTCGCGGTGTTTGTTCTCAGATCAACTTTTCTGAGGCCTTCTGTGCTCCTTTGCTGAAGGTCACGGTGCTTAGAGGCCctatcctcccacccccactctcctAGGGTATAACCAGTATCACTTTTTTTAATTGCCGTTCTGGAATTTGAGATCTTCTGGGGGAAACTGTGATGTGTTCACAGTAGAAACAGTCTCAGGCTGCAGGCACACCATCAGAATGGCTCATCCCCCTGATAAAACGGcccttgaaattatttttgtttcatatgaATGGATGTTTGCCTGTAAAAAAATATGTTATGTGCAATATTCACATGCACTGTACTTGGAGGCCAGGGGAAGGCatctgatctcctggaactgaagttacagatagatggttgtgagccaccatgtgaacgctgggaactgaaccctggtttGTTGCAAGTGcatccaatgctcttaacctctgagtgtCATTCTCTTCCTCTTGACAGTAGTGCTTATGGTAGTACCTACTTTATGAgggctgtttatttatttatttattcatttaatttgagGCAGTCTTGCACATGCCACGGCACTACTGTGGAGAGCAGAAGCCCACTACTGTGGGCTCTCTTCCTCCACTTTGTGGGTCTTAGAGATAAAATTCAGGTTATCTGGCTTGGCTGCAAACACCCttatctactgaaccatctcagcgGCTCAAAAACTGTAACCCAGAGTGATTTGGAACTCTTCATTCTTCTACCTATGCCTTGTCAGCATATCCTACTGGCAAGGGCCAGCACAGTTAGATTTAGGTTAGCTAAATTCTTGGAACAGGGCCTGGGGTGCAGAGAGTGCTGTTAACAATTTGGATGGTGAGTGATGGAAGTCTCTTTAGCAACTTCCTTAAAATATAACCGGTGCTTGCacagacagggagaaagaaagtaTTAATAGGTATTTGGCAACTCAGCGAGGTGCTTGTTTCTGGCCAGGAACACATTTTCCATGAGGGTTAGTCCTCTGAGTTAACCAGGAAAGGCTGGAGGATAATCTGAGGCCAGGAATCATGTGTCCAGCGGTGAAGTGGCCACCGCACCCCTTTAGTGCTTAAGGAAACACTGGCTCCCACCCCTTTCCCTCATTACCCTCACTCACACTGGCTCCCACCCCTTCATTACCCTCGCTCACACTGGCTCCCACCCCTTTCCTTCATTACCCTCACTCACACTGGCTCCCACCCCTTCATTACCCTCACTCACACTGGCTCCCACCCCTTTCCTTCATTACCCTTGCTCTCACTGGCTCCCACCCCTTTCCTTCATTGTCCTAACTCACACTGACTCCCACCCCTTTCCTTCATTACCCTTGCTCACACTGACTCCCACCCCTTCATTATCCTTGCTCACACTGGCTCCCACCCCTTCATTACCCTTGCTCACACTGGCTCCCACCCCTTCATTATCATCGCTCTCACTGGCTCCCANNNNNNNNNNNNNNNNNNNNNNNNNNNNNNNNNNNNNNNNNNNNNNNNNNNNNNNNNNNNNNNNNNNNNNNNNNNNNNNNNNNNNNNNNNNNNNNNNNNNNNNNNNNNNNNNNNNNNNNNNNNNNNNNNNNNNNNNNNNNNNNNNNNNNNNNNNNNNNNNNNNNNNNNNNNNNNNNNNNNNNNNNNNNNNNNNNNNNNNNNNNNNNNNNNNNNNNNNNNNNNNNNNNNNNNNNNNNNNNNNNNNNNNNNNNNNNNNNNNNNNNNNNNNNNNNNNNNNNNNNNNNNNNNNNNNNNNNNNNNNNNNNNNTGGCTCCCACCCCTTTCTTTCATTACCCACCCTCACACTGGCTCCCACCCCTTTCCTTCATTACCCTCGCTCTCACCCCCCAGCCTCAGACCCCAGCGTTGCCCCCAGGAGACCTAATGTATTTGCTCAGTGCTCTGACCCCACGGTAGCCAGGCTGTCACTGGTGCTGCCAGTGTGTGATCTCCCATCAGACCTTGCTGCTGTGGTTGTTCTGTGCCCTACAGGTGCCCTTTCCCATCAAGCTCTGTTACGAGTGTGGCACAGACCCAGATGGAAGTCTGTGCACTGTGTCAAGGGTCCAGGAAACTGCATTTAAAagccttctcttttaaaaaaaaatagtgtgtgtgtacatgtacaagcAAGCctacaggtgtgtgcccacaGGCCGTGGGcttaggtcagaggacaacataaaGGGATCAtcctctccttttaccatgtagatcctggggctatcaggcttgacagcaggcACCCTTCTCTGCTGGGCCTCTGTTTCCTTTATGTTTgtctttagttgtttttgttttttgtttgagacagagttttatgTGTcctaaactggccttgaactaattctcctgcttctaactcccaagtactgggattataggtgtgcaccccTACAGTCTGCTAATAGAAACCCTCTAGCACCATAATTCCATCTACCCAGGAAGCCTCCTCATGAACACTAAAAGTTCAAGCCCATCCTGAGCTACAGTGAATCCAAAGCCATACTGAGCAGAATTCAACAGGGGAGTGCATTGCTGGTGATGTAGTTCAGTGAACCAACAAACTTGGGTTGCATCTCCTAATGGGGATaagagagagtttattctggctacagcacagaggcaggtgcattGAGATGAGGGAAGCTTTTCTCTGGGTCCAAGATGCTATATGGAGGCATTCTTAGCCTTTGGGTTAATGGAAGCAAGTGAtctgctaagttaatagattCTAAATGCTTTTATCTGTTAATCCAGATGTTCAGACACAGAGGAGGGCCAAGACTAGACTAGAACTAGCCCAAGATAAGGTAATTAGTCTCTGGCCCTAAAACACTACAATCTCTTTACAGTTCTGATATTCCAGTCAAAATCTTCAGACACAGCTTATTTTCAGGAGTtttcttcaaaaaccaaaaccccctcTTGGAAATAGCAGCAATAGACACACTTGCTACCTCCATAGAACCCCCTGCTTCCAAGACAGTCTTAAGTTAGgccccctccctctgttcccacCTCCCTGGGTGACGGTGGGTCGGCGCTTGACTTCAACATGGCTATAACAGCGGCCAAGTTCCCTGGCTTATAGGACAGACTACAAGAATCCAGGCTGTTAAAGTGAATTACACGTTGGGGCAAGTGCTCCCTGCATAGACAAAGCTTATGATGCTGAATGGAGCTCTGGCCCATCTATAAAATAGAAGTAAGAGAGGGCTGGAGATGCCACTCAGTGGTGGGATGCTTGCTGGCATGCTGGACTGAAACCTCAGTTCTGCCacaaaaaaatacatatgtacatatacatacatatatacatacatacatacaccactgCAGATGTGCCAACCATTGTTTTCTGACTTAATCCCCCAAGCAGCTGGAAACATGTTGGTCTCACTAAGCAGGTGAGCTAGCAGGTTCCTCGGCTCCTTTTTCCTAGGGTAGCCACAGTGACATCAGCCCTGGGCCTCCCTCCACTCACCGGTCTTTTCTGCAGAGGGAGTTTCCTCCCTGTGTTAAGGAGGAGATTCACAtaatgcttttttgtttgctaTACAGCAGGGTCTGATAGCCCAAGTTGGACTAcaacttgttatgtagccaaagatgtcCTTTAACTTCTGGGATTCCAGGCCCACCATATCACCATGCTTGATTTACCTGATGCTGAGggtggaacccagagcttcatgcgtGCCGggaaagtgctctaccaactAGGCAACCTCCTTGACCCtgcttgaattttattttattttttaaggcaaaggtttttgtttttattttctgtgctgcTGCATCTAAAGGCGTGGGCAGGTGCCTTGGGACTTCCATTGGGCCCTTGTAAGTCAGTTCTCACTGGCTTGTTGACCATATCTGCTGCGCTTCCAGTGATAGGCATTTCAGTTCAAAACTGTATCCCTACACTCATAACAATCACAActctaaggctagcctgggccacggagcaagttcaaggccagtgggGGCAAATTTGTAAGTCcctatctcaaagtaaaaagaGATACTGCAGTGTAGCTAACTAGTAGAATGTCTGTCTAAAATCCACAAGTGAGGAGCTAGGGCCGTGCCTCAGTAGCAGAGCTTCTGCTAGAATCCCTAGTGAGAGGCTGGGAGCATGGCTCAGAGGTCGAGCCCCTGTCTCACATGCCTTTGGAAGGCCATTGGCACCTGTCGCAATAGTTCAGTACTGCTGGTCTCTCTAGGGTGAAGCCACCTTGCTCTACCCTGGTCACGCCGGCTTCCTCTGACTCTGCCTACCTTCCCAACTCCTTTCTACCTCAGGGTCTTAGCACCTGCTACGGACCTCCCTGGAATACCATTCCTTACACTTTACCTGGTCCACCTCAGTTCTTGTTTAGATCGTAGCCTACGGTTGACTCTCCCATTGAGCTCATCCTTAACAGTTTTCTTGGGCTCCTGTTACCTATCCTCAGAGCTCCAGAAACTCCTAGAAATCATCAGGTAATACCTCGGGGGCTGCCAGACTGTGCCACCTTCAGCGGGTCACTGCAGCTCAAAGCCTGCTTCCTCCTGTGCGCATGGGGGATGATGCGAGCTGGTCTCTGAGGCTAGATTAACGCGTGACGATAAGCGCGTGACAATAAGCGCAGTGCTCAGAGCAGAGCTCCTACATGGCGCCCCTTCATTCATGGTAGGTGACAGTATCATCTCCATGTACTTCTTCAGAGCATTGGGAGCAAGGTGACagacacctgaaatcccagcgtCAGAGGTGAGGGAAGTGGAGGTGTCCATCGATCCCCACATGCACACCGTGGCACATGaaggcacacacaagcacacaacagtaatatttaaagtatttttaatgacATCTGTCTGTGGACATTGTGTACAACACAtggagagaccagaagagggcatcagagccacTGGAGTTGGAGGTACAAGCAGTTGTGGAActccagtcttctggaagaacagcaagtctAAAACGCACACAGTGTGATAGGCCAGTCCTCCTTGGGCCTCTAAAGAGAGTACTCTGCCCACATCCTGAGTTCAGGCCCATGAAGCTAAACATGACACGTTTGTTTTGAGCTGATCTCACTACTTGGCCAGCCATCAAGCTTCTGAACTTCCCGCCTCAGCCACCCTAGTGGTAGGTGGTAGGTGTGCGCAACCACACTTGGCTGCTGGATGCACTTCTAATACGCTCGGAGGTATCCTGGTAGGTATTAGTCACTGGGCCTGAAGCAACAGAACTTtctcccagaaacacacacacatgccaagaGTAGACACAGTGTCCACACAACCCTGTCAAATATCCCTGCTGCTTAGTAAAATCTGAATGAGACATGAGAGGGTGGTCTGGCGTCACGTGTGAGTCCTAGAGCCCATGACCCTATACAAGAAGGTCTTGGCCCTTTGTGGACCTCTACTGACCTAGCTGTGCAAGGGTCAGCTCTAAGGCTCTGACCTGATCGTCCTTCCTGAACCTGTGCATTCCCTGTCTACCACACAGATTCGGGTAAAGCCTGACAAGTCTGGAGTGGTCACTGATGGTGTGAAGCACTCCATGAACCCCTTCTGTGAGATTGCAGTGGAAGAGGCTGTGCGGCTAAAGGAGAAGAAGCTGGTGAAGGAGATCATCGCTGTCAGCTGTGGCCCCTCACAGTGCCAGGTGCTTAGGGACCCTGAGTGTGAGTGAAGAGTCTGAGGGCGGAGGATTGAAAACCTGAACCCCGAGTCTGAGGGAAAAGGCTGTGTggacacatgagtctgtgggaggAGGCTGTCTGGATCTCTAAGTCTGAGGGAGGAGTTTGAGGAGGCTGTCTGGATCTCTAAGTCTGAGGGAGGAGTTTGAAAATCCCTcagtctgagggaggaggctgaGCCTGAACCTTCCTCAGTTTGAGAGAGGAAGGCTGCAGCCTGTaccctgggtctgagggaggagggttgGGGCCTGGGCCTGCGTCACTAGCATAATAAATGTCTAGTTAACTGCTCTGTCCTCTTTAGGAGACAATCCGAACTGCTCTGGCCATGGGTGCAGACAGAGGCATCCACGTGGAGGTGCCAGGGGCACAGGCAGAAAGCTTAGGGCCTCTGCAGGTGGCCCGGGTCCTGGCCAAGCTGgctgaaaaggagaaagtggacCTTTTGTTCCTGGGCAAGCAGGTTGGTGTGCCAGGCCTTCTGTTACCCACCCTTCAACCTGCTTAGGATGGGTATGAGACCACACTGCAGCAGACTTAGGCCCAGCAGTTTATACAACCCAGGTCAAGTAGCACAGGAACCTGCCATCTCCACTGACAGAGCATGAGCAGGCAACACAGACCACTGTGAGTGTCAGAAAGAGGCTTTTGGCCAAGTTTGGCATCCAGCAAACTTGGTTTAGGCTCATATGGGTGAGACAGAGGCCTAgcccaagccaggcatggtgtaggGGCAGTAACAGGTTAAGAACATGCTGAGTCTGGCTTGATAACAGCTTGTGTGTTTGGGGTCAGACTGGggacaaccaaagaacatgcttGTGTGTCTGAAAGGCAAGAGACATCAGGGAAAGGTAGGAATTCAGGAGACTGGCCCGGCCTTGACCGTTGAGCATGTTTGTTGTAGGCAGTAGTGAGCCACAGCTGGTCtgtgagcaggagaggcaggatcTCCTCTGGGGCCAGAATGAATGGCCTGCAGTTTGGAGGTGGACCAAGTTGATAACTGGGCTGCATTAGGGCTCACTGAGGCTGTCTTGCTACTGGTTGGTTCCCCTGTCCCCACTGGAGATTCAGGGACACTCACCTTCCTGTGGGAGCTGCCTCCACCCTTCTCACGAAGATAAGTTTTATGGTGTCACAGGAAGATGGCAGAAGAAGGGGGTGTAGGAAGAGTCACAggcagaaaggaggagagagaggaagggtgcTAAGAAAACAGGATATCAATGGAACATAGAGGCCGCATACAGGAGGCTAATGAGATGGCTGGGGTCCTGAGGATGGGGGAGAGGCCCCAGGAAACCAGGCCTGCCCTGCGAGAGGGTGTGGGTGCGGGTCATGGGAATCCTACCAGCACGGTAAGATCAGATAATAGACTACATCACCAGGCCAGAGAGTCACAGGAGAATTCCCTAAACTGAGGCCAAGTGCCGAACCCAAGAACAAACCAACAAAGCAGGTCCTGGTAGGGTTGGGGTCCAGGTATCCCTGGTACCAGGCGTTGGCATCCTGGCATTTAGCAGCTCCAGGAATATCAGGGCTTTCTCCTCATGTTTCAGCTTAAGTCCTGTGCCCATCTCGGAACCAATCAGtggaggaaggagtggggagTGAATAGAATGTCCGTActggctttgctttttttcctgaGTTTCTGATGGGGCTGGCACATGTCCTGGCTGCCTTGAAAGTTAGGAGAATGGATGACTGTACAGAGCCCAGAAGGGTTGCCAGGCCGCTCCACGTCCCTGGACACGAGACTGCTGATCGTCTTGGTCCCAGGGAGGAAATCGTTCTAGACCAGGAATCAGCAATCTATAGCTCCAGGGAACATCTGCTTTGCCCATGAAGTTTTATTGGTACAGCCATACACGTTCATTTACATGTCACCTGTAGCTGGAGTGCTATGTGACCTGCCCGAACAGCTTGGAAAGCCTCAGGTGTTTCCTGTCTTGCCTGCTGAGAACGGTTATCGGTAAGAAGTCTAAATGGGCTGGCACAAGCCCAGCCACCATCACAAAgtccctcctctctgtccctgcTAGGCTATCGACGATGACTGTAACCAGACAGGTCAGATGACAGCTGGACTTCTGGACTGGCCGCAGGTGAGGCTGGGGTAAGGAGCACGTGACCTCACCCTCCAAGCTCGGCTCCTCCCTGGGGCCTGTGCACCTATTCTCTACTTCCTGGGGTGTTGTTTCCCCAGTttgcttcctggcttcctcaaGGCTGTGCTTCCGGTCTCTGCTCAAGGGACCTTTCTTGCCCGTCCTGGATGAAACATTGTTCTGAAGAGACTTCCAAGTTTGCCATTTACTAGACTATCAAGGTTTTTATAACAGCTTTACTGAGAAATCAGGCACGTACAGTAAGCTGtgcacagccgggcggtggtggcgcacgcctttaatcccagcacttgggaggcagaggcaggtggatttctgagttttaggccagcctggtctacagagagagttccaggacagccaggactacacagagaaaccctgtcttgaaaaacaaacaaacaaacaaacaaaaaagctatgCACACTTAAAGTGTATGATTtgcaatgagagaccttgtctcaaaaagtaaagtggaaggctagaaagatggttcagtgggaaagaggcttgccaccaaacctgatgatgagtttgatcccctggacccacatggtgagaGTAAACCAACTCCTCcgagttgtacacacacacacacacacacacacacacacacacacacacactaaataaataaataaacaaacataaaatttaaaaataagatggagcATGAATGAGGAAGACAGCAGATGTTGCCCAACGGATTCCACGTGCACCTGtatgctcacacatatacacagacacacaaagtttACAGCCTGACACATTTTAACATGGGGTTGACCCATGAAATCATCACTGGAGTCATGATAATGTACCTCAGATGTTTACATTTAAACAAATTAGGatatggtgagatggctcagcaggaaaaggcacttgctaccaagtctgaccacccgagtttgatcccagaGATGACTGCtaactcctccttttcctcctctacctcttgAATGCTGTGGTGACAGGTGTGCAGCCATAGCCCTGGTTTATGAGGTACTGGGGATGGAAGCAAAGCTTCTTGCATACTTGGCAAGTGCTGTACAAACTGAACCACATCATCAGTCTTCAAGTTCCTGATTCTACAACAGAACTGAAAACTTGGTTCAGGGCTCTTTTACTAATGttgagggctagaaagatggcctgtcagttaagagcactggctgtacttacagaggccagaacatGGTTCCCGGTATCCATATTAGGCAGCTcactgcctgtgattccagctccaaggggtcCAGTACCCGTTCTGCGCTACTGTGGGCACTGTACTcctgtgtaaacacacacacacacgaatcatGTAAGTAAAATGATGAATGTAGCTAGTGTTAAAGTAGCAGATGTGACCACAGGCTGAAACAGTATAAAACACAAAGCAGACTCAGGGAAGTGACACATCTAGTGTGTTCTAGcctttcttcctctacctcttattgattttttttatttacacatgtgtgtgtgcatgtgtgtgtgtgtgtgcgtgtgtgcgtgtgtgtgggcaaccttggagaccagaaggtgGCATTGGGCTCCCTagagctggacttacagatgggtgtgagccattATGTCgctgctggaaattgagctcaggtcctctggaaaagtagtaagtgctcttaaccactgagccatttctctagctcctagatttattttatagttaattatgtatatgtgtagggtGGGAGAGGTTatgcgcacatgtgtgcaggaagctacagaggccagaaatggACATCAGATCCCTAAAGCTggcacagttgtgagccacctgatgtggatgctCGGAACGAAACAAaggacttctgcaagagcagccaagtgTGTTTAACCtccaagccacctctctagccccatgtcACATTTGAATGAAGTGACAGTgagctcctcctccaccaccagaGTTTGCAGTGCCTGATTTTAATATCCTGGGACTCCTGTCTCTTGCTCTGGTCTCCTCAGTTCACTTCTCTGTGCGTATGTTCAACAGGGGAACCCAAGGCCTGCTCAGTCCTGTTTGAATTCACTTTCCTCTGATGCTGTCCCTTCTAGGGTACATTTGCCTCTCAGGTGACACTGGAGGGGGACAAGGTAAAAGTGGAACGGGAAATTGACGGGGGTCTGGAGACCCTTCGCCTGAAGCTGCCCGCTGTGGTGACTGCTGACCTAAGGCTCAATGAGCCTCGCTATGCCACACTGCCCAACATCATGGTGAGTGGTTAGTGGCAAGCCACTGGGACCTACTGTGGGGAGGACTTGGTGCCTCCTCAGTGACTGGATGACTCAAGACAAGGGCACAAGGGATATAGACCCAAAGGAAAGGGTCACCTTGCCATCTTCTCTAGCAGTTTCCAGGCTCACCTCTACCAGTGGCAAAAGCTAATGGGCTAGTATAGCAAGAGGTGGGCCCATTAGGGTTACAACTGGTACGAAGTCTCTACAGCGCAGAAGGGCTTCTCCTGTCTTCCTAGCCAGTGGAACTTACTAGATAATTCTGGGCAGATAACAAGACTTCATCCAGTC includes:
- the Etfb gene encoding electron transfer flavoprotein subunit beta; the protein is MAELRALVAVKRVIDFAVKIRVKPDKSGVVTDGVKHSMNPFCEIAVEEAVRLKEKKLVKEIIAVSCGPSQCQETIRTALAMGADRGIHVEVPGAQAESLGPLQVARVLAKLAEKEKVDLLFLGKQAIDDDCNQTGQMTAGLLDWPQGTFASQVTLEGDKVKVEREIDGGLETLRLKLPAVVTADLRLNEPRYATLPNIMKAKKKKIEMMKPGDLGVDLTSKVSVISVEEPPQRLAGVKVETTEDLVAKLKEVGRI